In a single window of the Micromonospora inositola genome:
- a CDS encoding SDR family NAD(P)-dependent oxidoreductase — MDLGLSGRTALVTGGSRGIGMAVARRFLREGAAVVICARDAGRLAQASARLIEETGGSVEAVPADVSHEGALDAVVERATERFGGVHILVNNAGRTSGSDPESFDAVDERLIVRDFEEKHLGYLRAARAVRPYMQSQGWGRIVNVTGMAARLAGPISAGARNAAVVHLTRSMAFALGRSGVTVNAVSPGITATERLDDLLGLDAQRRGVSPVQARADMEAQTALGKVVSTDEVADAIVFLCSELASGITGEHLAVSAGRGQGVHY; from the coding sequence GTGGACCTGGGGTTATCTGGCCGGACGGCACTCGTGACCGGCGGAAGCCGCGGCATCGGGATGGCTGTCGCACGGCGGTTCCTCCGCGAGGGCGCCGCAGTGGTGATCTGTGCCCGTGACGCGGGGCGCCTCGCGCAGGCGTCGGCCCGGCTGATCGAGGAGACAGGGGGATCGGTCGAGGCCGTCCCGGCCGACGTCTCGCACGAGGGTGCCCTCGACGCGGTCGTCGAGCGGGCCACGGAGCGCTTCGGTGGCGTCCACATCCTCGTCAACAACGCCGGCCGCACCTCGGGGTCCGATCCCGAGAGCTTCGACGCGGTGGACGAGCGTCTGATCGTCCGCGACTTCGAGGAGAAGCACCTCGGCTACCTGCGGGCCGCGCGGGCGGTGCGGCCGTACATGCAGTCGCAGGGCTGGGGACGGATCGTCAACGTGACCGGCATGGCCGCCCGTCTCGCCGGACCCATCAGCGCCGGCGCGCGGAACGCCGCGGTCGTGCACCTGACCCGGTCGATGGCCTTCGCGCTCGGCCGGTCGGGGGTGACGGTGAACGCGGTGAGCCCGGGGATCACGGCGACCGAGCGGCTCGACGACCTCCTCGGTCTCGACGCGCAGCGGCGGGGTGTCTCCCCGGTGCAGGCTCGGGCCGACATGGAGGCGCAGACCGCGCTCGGCAAGGTCGTCTCGACCGACGAGGTGGCCGACGCGATCGTCTTCCTCTGCTCCGAGCTGGCCTCCGGCATCACCGGAGAGCACCTCGCGGTCAGCGCGGGGCGGGGCCAGGGCGTGCACTACTAG